Proteins from one Microbacterium sp. Root553 genomic window:
- a CDS encoding GNAT family N-acetyltransferase: protein MSAVIRPGAADDAEALQAVEAQADALLIDRLGAPHWPAAADGASRLAAPGFVLVLEDSEDSSPVGFVHVLDADGHAHLEQLSVLPSVGRQGHGRRLVEAALEEARERGYTRVSLRTYAEIPWNAPFYASCGFLESIPETSFQRALVDTEARLDLDRYGRRIQMTVEL, encoded by the coding sequence GTGAGCGCCGTCATCCGCCCGGGAGCAGCGGACGACGCCGAGGCTCTGCAGGCCGTCGAGGCACAGGCCGACGCTCTTCTGATCGACAGGCTCGGCGCACCGCACTGGCCTGCCGCCGCCGATGGCGCCTCGAGACTCGCAGCGCCCGGTTTCGTCCTCGTGCTCGAGGATTCCGAGGACTCCTCCCCCGTGGGCTTCGTCCACGTCCTGGATGCGGACGGCCATGCGCACCTCGAGCAGCTCTCCGTCCTGCCCTCCGTCGGGCGGCAGGGCCATGGCCGGCGTCTCGTGGAGGCGGCGCTGGAGGAAGCGCGTGAACGCGGCTACACGAGGGTCTCGCTGCGGACCTACGCGGAGATCCCATGGAACGCGCCGTTCTATGCGAGCTGCGGATTCCTCGAGAGCATCCCCGAGACGTCCTTCCAGCGCGCTCTGGTCGATACGGAGGCCCGCCTCGACCTCGACCGCTACGGCCGTCGCATCCAGATGACCGTGGAGCTCTGA
- the qcrB gene encoding cytochrome bc1 complex cytochrome b subunit — protein MSTATLSKEDKDNKAPLGGRFVGAASNYIDERTSISGFVKELGRKIFPDHWSFMLGEIALWSFVVVFLSGTFLTFFFQASMVETHYTGAYAPMRGIEMSAALESSLHISFDLRGGLLVRQIHHWAALVFVAGIGVHMLRVFFTGAFRKPRELNWVIGFVLFILAMAEGFTGYSLPDDLLSGNGLRIIDGMIKGFPLVGTWISFLLFGGEFPGTDIVGRLYTLHILLLPLLVIGLIAVHLMLMIVNKHTQFAGPGRTNDNVVGYPMMPVYMSKMGGYLFIVFGTIVLIATFFQINPIWNYGPYDPSPVSAGTQPDWYIGFADGALRLAPSNLDVVFLNHTWSFGILLPVIVLGLFIVLVAVYPFIEAWITGDKREHHIAQRPRNAATRTAIGVAGVIFYAVLWAAASSDLIATHFMLTMEGVIHTLQALLFVGPVLGYFITKRIAIALQKKDREIVLHGFESGRIVRLPGGEFIEVHQPVDKYDRWKLIDVDGYEPLVVRPNAKGRISWTENMRSSISRWFFEDRLAPLTQAEVEAADSHQHHVEAHNEETEAAEIQGAHERAGAPDAPLTSSETHVDETANTPSTVISTGPVKKPRSKKKSEDGE, from the coding sequence TTGAGCACCGCAACGCTGTCCAAAGAGGACAAGGACAACAAGGCGCCCCTCGGCGGCCGATTCGTCGGCGCCGCGTCGAACTACATCGATGAGCGCACCAGCATCTCGGGCTTCGTCAAGGAGCTCGGACGCAAGATCTTCCCCGACCACTGGTCGTTCATGCTGGGCGAGATCGCTCTGTGGAGCTTCGTGGTCGTGTTCCTCTCCGGAACCTTCCTGACGTTCTTCTTCCAGGCCTCGATGGTCGAGACGCACTACACCGGCGCGTACGCGCCGATGCGGGGCATCGAGATGTCGGCGGCTCTCGAGTCGTCGCTCCACATCTCGTTCGATCTGCGTGGTGGCCTCCTGGTCCGTCAGATCCACCACTGGGCCGCTCTCGTCTTCGTCGCCGGCATCGGCGTGCACATGCTGCGCGTCTTCTTCACCGGAGCGTTCCGCAAGCCGCGCGAGCTCAACTGGGTGATCGGATTCGTCCTGTTCATCCTCGCGATGGCCGAGGGCTTCACCGGCTACTCGCTCCCCGACGACCTGCTCTCGGGTAACGGTCTGCGCATCATCGACGGCATGATCAAGGGCTTCCCGCTCGTCGGCACCTGGATCTCGTTCCTGCTGTTCGGCGGCGAGTTCCCCGGCACCGACATCGTGGGCCGTCTCTACACGCTGCACATCCTGCTGCTCCCGCTCCTGGTCATCGGCCTGATCGCGGTGCACCTGATGCTCATGATCGTGAACAAGCACACGCAGTTCGCCGGCCCCGGCCGCACGAACGACAACGTCGTGGGCTACCCGATGATGCCGGTCTACATGTCGAAGATGGGCGGCTACCTGTTCATCGTCTTCGGCACGATCGTGCTGATCGCGACGTTCTTCCAGATCAACCCGATCTGGAACTACGGCCCCTACGACCCGTCCCCCGTGTCCGCCGGTACCCAGCCTGACTGGTACATCGGCTTCGCGGACGGTGCTCTCCGCCTCGCTCCGTCGAACCTCGACGTCGTGTTCCTGAACCACACCTGGTCGTTCGGAATCCTGCTCCCGGTGATCGTGCTCGGTCTGTTCATCGTGCTCGTGGCCGTCTACCCCTTCATCGAGGCGTGGATCACGGGAGACAAGCGCGAGCACCACATCGCCCAGCGTCCCCGCAACGCCGCGACCCGCACCGCCATCGGCGTGGCCGGGGTCATCTTCTACGCGGTGCTCTGGGCTGCGGCATCGTCCGACCTCATCGCCACGCACTTCATGCTCACGATGGAAGGCGTCATCCACACGCTGCAGGCGCTGCTGTTCGTCGGTCCCGTGCTCGGATACTTCATCACCAAGCGCATCGCGATCGCGCTGCAGAAGAAGGACCGCGAAATCGTCCTGCACGGCTTCGAGTCCGGGCGCATCGTGCGCCTTCCCGGCGGCGAGTTCATCGAGGTGCATCAGCCGGTCGACAAGTACGACCGTTGGAAGCTCATCGACGTCGACGGCTACGAGCCCCTGGTGGTCCGTCCGAACGCGAAGGGCCGCATCTCGTGGACCGAGAACATGCGTTCGTCGATCTCGCGCTGGTTCTTCGAGGACCGCCTAGCCCCGCTCACGCAGGCGGAGGTCGAGGCTGCGGATTCTCACCAGCACCACGTCGAGGCTCACAACGAGGAGACCGAGGCCGCGGAGATCCAGGGCGCTCACGAGCGCGCCGGTGCTCCTGACGCCCCTCTCACCTCCAGCGAGACGCACGTCGACGAGACGGCGAACACGCCCAGCACGGTCATCTCGACCGGGCCCGTGAAGAAGCCCCGCTCGAAGAAGAAGTCGGAGGACGGCGAGTAG
- the erpA gene encoding iron-sulfur cluster insertion protein ErpA — MSDTTLTAAESTQAHGVKLTDAAAIKVKNLLEQEGRDDLRLRVAVQPGGCSGLIYQLYFDERYLEGDETVDFDGVEVIIDNMSVPYLDGASIDFKDTISEQGFTIDNPNAAGSCACGDSFH, encoded by the coding sequence ATGAGCGACACCACACTGACTGCAGCAGAGTCCACCCAGGCGCACGGCGTGAAGCTGACCGACGCCGCAGCGATCAAGGTGAAGAATCTCCTCGAGCAGGAAGGCCGCGACGACCTGCGTCTGCGCGTCGCCGTCCAGCCCGGCGGATGCTCCGGCCTGATCTACCAGCTGTACTTCGACGAGCGCTACCTCGAGGGCGACGAGACCGTCGACTTCGACGGTGTCGAGGTCATCATCGACAACATGAGCGTCCCGTACCTCGACGGTGCGTCGATCGACTTCAAGGACACGATCTCGGAGCAGGGCTTCACGATCGACAACCCCAACGCCGCCGGCAGCTGCGCCTGCGGAGACAGCTTCCACTGA
- the ctaC gene encoding aa3-type cytochrome oxidase subunit II has product MPSKRRLRWAALPLGVAAAVALAGCTATELNGYLPGFVEGEPAATNQTERVSSLWVNSWIVLLAVGVITWGLMAWAAIAYRRRKGQTGLPVQMRYNMPIEIFYTIVPLILVLGMFFFTARDQTAIEAKWDEPDVEITAIAKQWAWDFQYDGEEEDNSDAVWTMGIQAQPDAAGNIDQEQLPTLVLPVDKKVTINLQSRDVIHSFWIIDFLYKKDMYIGKDNSWSFIPTRVGEYAGKCAELCGEYHSMMLFNVKVVEQDEYDAYLQTLEEEGNTGDITDAYDRLGNYPGTTAPTDSEEGEE; this is encoded by the coding sequence GTGCCCTCGAAACGCCGCCTTCGTTGGGCCGCTCTCCCCCTGGGAGTAGCGGCAGCCGTGGCCCTGGCGGGATGTACTGCCACCGAGCTGAACGGCTACCTGCCGGGCTTCGTGGAGGGTGAGCCTGCGGCCACCAACCAGACCGAGCGCGTCTCGTCGCTCTGGGTGAACTCCTGGATCGTCCTGCTCGCCGTCGGTGTGATCACCTGGGGCCTCATGGCCTGGGCCGCGATCGCCTACCGTCGCCGCAAGGGACAGACCGGTCTGCCGGTCCAGATGCGCTACAACATGCCGATCGAGATCTTCTACACGATCGTTCCGCTCATCCTGGTCCTCGGCATGTTCTTCTTCACCGCTCGCGACCAGACCGCGATCGAGGCGAAGTGGGATGAGCCCGACGTCGAGATCACCGCGATCGCGAAGCAGTGGGCATGGGACTTCCAGTACGACGGTGAGGAGGAGGACAACTCCGACGCCGTCTGGACCATGGGCATCCAGGCGCAGCCCGACGCCGCCGGCAACATCGACCAGGAGCAGCTGCCCACCCTCGTGCTGCCGGTCGACAAGAAGGTCACGATCAACCTGCAGTCGCGCGATGTCATCCACTCGTTCTGGATCATCGACTTCCTGTACAAGAAGGACATGTACATCGGGAAGGACAACTCCTGGTCGTTCATCCCGACCCGAGTCGGCGAGTACGCCGGCAAGTGCGCCGAGCTCTGCGGCGAGTACCACTCGATGATGCTCTTCAACGTCAAGGTCGTCGAGCAGGACGAGTACGACGCGTACCTGCAGACGCTCGAAGAAGAAGGCAACACCGGAGACATCACCGATGCCTACGACCGTCTGGGCAACTACCCGGGCACCACTGCACCGACCGACTCCGAGGAAGGAGAGGAGTAA
- a CDS encoding quinone-dependent dihydroorotate dehydrogenase has product MYPLLFRAVLSRFDPEFAHHAGMAVIRVLGAGPFARVTRACTRPDPTLRVGALGLSFASPFGIAAGFDKNAVGVRGLAALGFGHVEVGTVTAIPQEGNPRPRLFRLIADRAVINRMGFNNEGADAVARRLARLRRGAPDTVIGVNIGKSRVVDVEDATADYVSSATKLAPLADYLAVNVSSPNTPGLRGLQAVETLAPLLRAVQKAAGETPLLVKIAPDLPDDEITAIAKLAVDDGLAGIIAHNTTISREGLVTDASTVEALGAGGLSGAPLKERSLQVLRLVRSAVPEDFCVIAVGGVETASDVQERLEAGATLVQGYTAFLYRGPFWGREINRGLAAR; this is encoded by the coding sequence ATGTATCCGCTGCTCTTCCGCGCTGTCCTGTCGCGCTTCGACCCCGAGTTCGCCCACCACGCCGGCATGGCGGTGATCCGCGTGCTGGGCGCAGGCCCGTTCGCCCGCGTCACACGTGCATGCACCAGGCCCGACCCGACCCTGCGGGTCGGCGCACTGGGTCTGAGCTTCGCCTCGCCGTTCGGCATCGCAGCAGGCTTCGACAAGAACGCCGTCGGCGTGCGCGGTCTCGCGGCCCTCGGATTCGGCCACGTGGAGGTCGGCACCGTGACGGCGATCCCGCAGGAGGGAAACCCGCGTCCGCGGCTCTTCCGCCTCATCGCCGACCGCGCGGTCATCAACCGCATGGGCTTCAACAACGAGGGTGCGGATGCCGTCGCGCGGCGCCTCGCGCGGCTGCGCCGGGGAGCGCCCGACACGGTCATCGGCGTCAACATCGGCAAGAGTCGGGTCGTCGACGTCGAGGATGCCACGGCCGATTACGTCTCGTCCGCCACGAAGCTCGCTCCGCTGGCGGACTACCTGGCCGTGAACGTCTCCTCGCCGAACACTCCGGGCCTTCGTGGTCTGCAGGCCGTCGAGACGCTCGCCCCGCTGCTGCGGGCCGTGCAGAAGGCCGCGGGAGAGACGCCGCTGCTGGTCAAGATCGCCCCGGACCTGCCCGACGACGAGATCACCGCGATCGCGAAGCTGGCCGTCGACGATGGACTCGCCGGCATCATCGCGCACAACACCACCATCAGTCGCGAAGGGCTCGTGACCGATGCCTCGACGGTCGAGGCGCTGGGAGCCGGCGGCCTGTCCGGCGCACCGCTCAAAGAGCGTTCGCTGCAGGTGCTCCGTCTGGTGCGCTCCGCCGTGCCCGAGGATTTCTGCGTCATCGCCGTCGGGGGAGTGGAGACGGCCTCCGACGTCCAGGAGCGCCTCGAGGCCGGAGCCACGCTCGTTCAGGGCTACACGGCGTTCCTCTACCGCGGGCCGTTCTGGGGCCGCGAGATCAACCGCGGGCTCGCGGCCCGCTGA
- a CDS encoding RidA family protein — protein sequence MSSAVQLIRSTDLAAAPYAYAATAPAGSRLIFLAGACPLEDDGSTTAPGDYAAQAARCVQTLRAALRASGAELTDVISTRVRVASSSQSDLVTAWDVVHEAFGDHDVPSTLMGVTVLGYDDQLVEIEAIAAVAEQTR from the coding sequence ATGAGCTCAGCAGTCCAACTCATCCGTTCCACCGACCTGGCCGCGGCACCGTACGCCTACGCGGCCACCGCTCCCGCCGGCTCCCGCCTGATCTTCCTCGCCGGGGCCTGCCCTCTCGAAGACGACGGCAGCACCACCGCCCCCGGTGACTACGCCGCGCAGGCCGCCCGCTGTGTGCAGACCCTGCGTGCCGCGCTCCGTGCGAGCGGCGCCGAGCTGACCGATGTGATCAGCACCCGTGTCCGGGTCGCTTCGTCTTCCCAGAGCGATCTGGTGACAGCGTGGGATGTCGTCCACGAGGCCTTCGGAGATCACGACGTGCCGAGCACTCTGATGGGTGTCACTGTGCTCGGTTACGACGATCAGCTGGTCGAGATCGAAGCGATCGCCGCGGTCGCGGAGCAGACCCGGTGA
- a CDS encoding DUF3043 domain-containing protein, which yields MATTPVSPPTNDDAPETPAPGKGRATPSRAEQEAARRRPLVANTKEAKAAARAELNERRNRAQAGLAAGEEKFLPPRDKGPQRRWVRDYVDSGWHPAEFVMGVMVLVILISLLPANLAIGGFAVAGWAYLVMMAYLILAIGGMVLLGIRVKRKVAAKFGADRMERGLGWYAAMRSLQMRFMRLPKPQVKRGDRPA from the coding sequence GTGGCCACTACCCCTGTCTCCCCTCCGACGAACGACGACGCCCCGGAGACGCCGGCGCCGGGCAAGGGGCGCGCGACTCCGTCCAGGGCGGAGCAGGAGGCGGCACGCCGCCGCCCGCTGGTGGCGAACACGAAGGAGGCGAAGGCCGCGGCCCGCGCCGAGCTCAACGAGCGTCGCAACCGCGCCCAGGCCGGTCTCGCGGCCGGCGAGGAGAAGTTCCTTCCGCCCCGCGACAAGGGCCCGCAGCGTCGATGGGTGCGGGACTACGTCGATTCCGGGTGGCACCCGGCGGAGTTCGTGATGGGCGTGATGGTGCTCGTCATCCTCATCTCGTTGCTGCCCGCGAATCTCGCCATCGGCGGATTCGCCGTCGCCGGGTGGGCCTACCTGGTCATGATGGCGTACCTGATCCTCGCGATCGGCGGGATGGTGCTGCTCGGCATCCGCGTCAAGCGCAAGGTGGCCGCGAAGTTCGGCGCTGATCGGATGGAACGCGGACTCGGCTGGTACGCGGCCATGCGATCCCTGCAGATGCGTTTCATGCGCCTGCCCAAGCCTCAGGTCAAGCGCGGCGACCGTCCCGCCTGA
- the nrdR gene encoding transcriptional regulator NrdR, translated as MHCPFCRHPDSRVIDSRTSDDGLSIRRRRQCPECGGRFTTTETASLNVIKRSGVMEPFSREKVISGVRKACQGRPVTEADLAVLAQRVEEAVRQTGVSQLDTNEIGLAILGPLRDLDEVAYLRFASVYQAFDSLDDFESAITDLRADHADPELADR; from the coding sequence ATGCACTGCCCCTTCTGTCGTCATCCGGATTCCCGGGTCATCGATTCCCGCACCAGCGATGACGGTCTGTCGATCCGTCGACGCCGCCAATGTCCGGAGTGCGGCGGCCGGTTCACGACCACGGAGACCGCGAGCCTCAACGTCATCAAACGCTCGGGCGTGATGGAGCCGTTCAGCCGCGAGAAGGTGATCTCCGGTGTGCGCAAGGCCTGCCAGGGTCGTCCGGTGACCGAGGCCGATCTCGCCGTGCTCGCTCAGCGCGTCGAGGAGGCGGTGCGCCAGACCGGCGTCTCGCAGCTCGACACCAACGAGATCGGGCTGGCGATCCTCGGGCCGCTGCGCGACCTCGACGAGGTCGCGTACCTCCGGTTCGCGAGCGTCTACCAGGCGTTCGATTCGCTCGACGACTTCGAGAGCGCCATCACCGATCTCCGTGCGGACCACGCGGATCCGGAGCTCGCCGACCGGTAA
- a CDS encoding dipeptidase, translating to MTSPAHPGDQNPSDSREPALLEAASTGLPAALSDLGRLVRIPGMAWPAFDQTQLERSAEAVAALATDTGVFDDVRILRADIPGTDEKGQPAVLATRAARNGKPTILLYAHHDVQPPGDDELWETPPFEPTVRDGRMYGRGAADDKAGIMAHIAAIRALAEVRGDDLDLGIAMFIEGEEEYGSRSFAQFLSDNKEALRADAIVVADSGNWDSVTPGLTVSLRGNARFTVRVRTLDHASHSGMFGGAVPDAMMTTVRMLSTLWNDDGSVAVEGMTERDAPTPEYGEETLRDEAGLLPGTTPIGGGTILSRIWNKPSVTVIGIDATSVSAASNTLLPEVTVVISARVAPGQSADDAYAALEAHLRAHAPFGAELTFSDVDLGDGFLVDTSGWAVSLTRDAMRDGYGVAPIDLGVGGSIPFISDLVREFPAAQILVTGVEDPHSRAHSPNESLHLDTFRHAVATEALLLSRMNDTII from the coding sequence ATGACATCTCCTGCCCACCCCGGTGACCAGAATCCGTCCGACTCTCGTGAGCCCGCGCTCCTCGAGGCGGCGTCGACGGGGCTGCCCGCGGCGCTGAGCGATCTCGGCCGCCTCGTCCGCATCCCCGGCATGGCCTGGCCCGCGTTCGATCAGACGCAGCTCGAGCGCAGCGCAGAGGCCGTCGCGGCCCTCGCCACCGACACCGGCGTGTTCGACGACGTCAGGATCCTCCGTGCGGACATCCCCGGAACGGACGAGAAGGGCCAGCCCGCCGTGCTCGCGACCCGCGCGGCCCGCAACGGCAAGCCCACGATCCTGCTGTACGCGCACCACGACGTGCAGCCTCCCGGCGACGACGAGCTGTGGGAGACCCCGCCGTTCGAGCCCACGGTCAGAGACGGTCGCATGTACGGCCGAGGCGCCGCGGACGACAAGGCCGGGATCATGGCGCACATCGCGGCCATCCGCGCGCTCGCGGAGGTGCGGGGCGACGATCTCGATCTGGGCATCGCCATGTTCATCGAGGGGGAGGAGGAGTACGGCTCGCGCTCGTTCGCGCAGTTCCTCTCCGACAACAAGGAGGCGCTGCGCGCCGACGCGATCGTGGTCGCGGACTCCGGAAACTGGGACTCGGTCACCCCCGGACTGACCGTGTCGCTGCGGGGCAACGCGCGGTTCACGGTGCGCGTGCGCACGCTCGATCATGCCTCCCACTCCGGGATGTTCGGGGGAGCGGTCCCCGACGCCATGATGACGACGGTCAGGATGCTGTCCACTCTCTGGAACGACGACGGGTCTGTCGCGGTCGAGGGGATGACGGAGCGCGACGCGCCCACGCCCGAGTACGGCGAGGAGACGCTGCGCGACGAGGCCGGACTGCTGCCGGGCACGACGCCGATCGGCGGCGGGACGATCCTCAGCCGCATCTGGAACAAGCCGTCGGTCACGGTCATCGGGATCGACGCCACGAGTGTCTCCGCAGCGTCGAACACGCTGCTCCCCGAGGTGACGGTCGTCATCAGCGCCAGGGTGGCGCCGGGGCAGTCCGCAGACGACGCGTACGCGGCACTCGAGGCACACCTTCGCGCGCATGCGCCGTTCGGCGCCGAGCTGACGTTCTCCGACGTCGACCTGGGCGACGGCTTCCTCGTCGACACCAGCGGGTGGGCGGTCTCGCTGACCCGCGACGCCATGCGTGACGGGTACGGCGTTGCTCCGATCGATCTGGGTGTGGGGGGATCCATCCCCTTCATCTCCGATCTCGTGCGCGAGTTCCCCGCCGCCCAGATCCTGGTCACGGGGGTCGAGGATCCGCATTCGAGGGCACACAGCCCGAACGAATCGCTGCACCTCGACACCTTCCGCCACGCGGTGGCGACCGAGGCCCTGCTGCTCTCGCGCATGAACGACACCATCATCTGA
- the ctaD gene encoding aa3-type cytochrome oxidase subunit I has translation MSTTEAPRTDEAPRSRPTDLPARQAALMSSSRVEQKGNIVVKWITSTDHKTIGYMYLIASVLFFLLGGVMALVIRAELFAPGMQIIPTKEQYNQLFTMHGTIMLLMFATPLFAGFANAILPLQIGAPDVAFPRLNAFAFWLFLFGSTIAVAGFLTPQGAASFGWFAYQPLASASFSPGAGGNLWMLGLGISGFGTILGAVNFITTIITMRAPGMTMWRMPIFSWNTLITSLLILMAFPVLAAAIFAAGADRVLGAHIYDPANGGVLLWQHLFWFFGHPEVYIIALPFFGIVSEIFPVFSRKPIFGYKTLVYATIAIAALSVAVWAHHMYVTGSVLLPFFALMTMLIAVPTGVKIFNWIGTLWRGSVTFETPMVFALGFLVSFVFGGLTGVILAAPPLDFALSDSYFVVAHFHYVVFGTVVFAMFAGFYFWWPKWTGRMLNERLGYVHFWLLFIGFHMTFLIQHWLGVDGMVRRYADYSAADGWTWQNQVSTIGAMILGASMLPFFLNVWITARKAPKVTVNDPWGYGASLEWATSCPPPRHNFTSIPRIRSERPAFDLNHPEAAEFSPAAPGEREGH, from the coding sequence ATGTCGACCACTGAAGCACCCCGCACCGACGAGGCTCCCCGCTCCCGTCCCACCGATCTGCCCGCCCGCCAGGCCGCTCTTATGAGCTCCTCGCGTGTGGAGCAGAAGGGCAACATCGTCGTCAAGTGGATCACCTCCACCGACCACAAGACGATCGGGTACATGTACCTCATCGCCTCGGTGCTGTTCTTCCTCCTCGGTGGCGTGATGGCTCTCGTCATCCGCGCAGAGCTGTTCGCCCCCGGGATGCAGATCATCCCGACCAAGGAGCAGTACAACCAGCTGTTCACGATGCACGGCACGATCATGCTGCTGATGTTCGCGACGCCGCTCTTCGCGGGATTCGCGAACGCGATCCTGCCGTTGCAGATCGGAGCGCCGGATGTGGCGTTCCCGCGTCTGAACGCCTTCGCCTTCTGGCTCTTCCTGTTCGGATCGACCATCGCGGTCGCCGGCTTCCTCACCCCGCAGGGTGCGGCCTCGTTCGGCTGGTTCGCCTACCAGCCGCTCGCGAGCGCCTCGTTCTCGCCGGGCGCGGGTGGAAACCTCTGGATGCTGGGCCTGGGAATCTCGGGCTTCGGCACCATCCTCGGCGCCGTGAACTTCATCACGACCATCATCACGATGCGCGCCCCCGGCATGACCATGTGGCGCATGCCGATCTTCTCCTGGAACACGCTGATCACCAGCCTTCTCATCCTGATGGCGTTCCCGGTGCTGGCCGCGGCGATCTTCGCCGCCGGTGCGGACCGAGTTCTCGGCGCGCACATCTACGACCCCGCCAACGGCGGCGTCCTGCTGTGGCAGCACCTGTTCTGGTTCTTCGGACACCCTGAGGTGTACATCATCGCGCTGCCGTTCTTCGGCATCGTCTCCGAGATCTTCCCGGTGTTCAGCCGCAAGCCGATCTTCGGATACAAGACCCTGGTCTACGCGACGATCGCGATCGCGGCGCTGTCCGTGGCGGTGTGGGCTCACCACATGTACGTGACCGGATCCGTGCTGCTGCCCTTCTTCGCGCTGATGACGATGCTCATCGCGGTTCCGACGGGCGTGAAGATCTTCAACTGGATCGGCACGCTGTGGCGAGGCTCCGTGACGTTCGAGACGCCGATGGTGTTCGCCCTCGGATTCCTGGTCTCCTTCGTGTTCGGTGGCCTCACCGGCGTCATCCTCGCGGCGCCGCCCCTCGACTTCGCACTGTCCGACTCGTACTTCGTCGTGGCGCACTTCCACTACGTGGTCTTCGGAACCGTGGTGTTCGCGATGTTCGCGGGCTTCTACTTCTGGTGGCCGAAGTGGACGGGACGCATGCTCAACGAGCGCCTCGGCTATGTGCACTTCTGGCTGCTGTTCATCGGCTTCCACATGACGTTCCTCATCCAGCACTGGCTCGGTGTCGACGGCATGGTGCGCCGGTACGCGGACTACTCGGCAGCCGACGGGTGGACCTGGCAGAACCAGGTCTCCACGATCGGCGCGATGATCCTCGGTGCGTCGATGCTCCCGTTCTTCCTGAACGTCTGGATCACGGCTCGCAAGGCTCCCAAGGTCACCGTCAACGACCCGTGGGGTTACGGTGCATCTCTCGAGTGGGCGACGTCCTGCCCGCCGCCGCGACACAACTTCACGTCGATCCCGCGCATCCGCAGCGAGCGCCCGGCATTCGACCTGAACCACCCGGAGGCGGCCGAGTTCTCGCCCGCCGCACCCGGCGAGCGAGAGGGCCACTGA
- a CDS encoding cytochrome c oxidase subunit 4 — translation MRDNVILWWVLTAFFALVGVVYTGWHILATPADNFAERIEWVGTVALFFATFMGAMIAFYLDRTHKAQNGELPEDILTSDIDDGDPELGEFSPWSWWPLVLAGSAAVFVVGLAVGHFLLPIGLAIFVVAIVGWVYEYYRGNFAR, via the coding sequence ATGCGCGACAACGTCATCCTCTGGTGGGTCCTCACCGCCTTCTTCGCCCTGGTCGGCGTCGTCTACACGGGCTGGCACATCCTCGCCACGCCCGCGGACAACTTCGCTGAGCGGATCGAATGGGTCGGAACGGTCGCACTGTTCTTCGCGACCTTCATGGGGGCGATGATCGCCTTCTACCTCGACCGCACGCACAAGGCCCAGAACGGCGAGCTGCCCGAGGACATCCTTACCAGCGACATCGACGACGGAGATCCCGAACTCGGCGAGTTCAGCCCGTGGTCCTGGTGGCCCCTGGTCCTCGCAGGATCCGCGGCCGTGTTCGTCGTCGGACTCGCCGTCGGACACTTCCTCCTGCCGATCGGCCTCGCGATCTTCGTGGTCGCGATCGTCGGCTGGGTGTACGAGTACTACCGCGGCAACTTCGCACGCTGA